The genomic stretch AATAACCTTTTCCCAGTCCCATTGGTCTACATAACAGGAGTGGAGGTTGTCTAAGTCCTCGTCTCTACGGATGGCGTTCATGTTGGTATAAAGGCCTTCGCCGGGCAGAAAGCCATATTCATGAAGGGCCATGCGCTTCCATTTGGCAAGGGAGTGAACAACTTCTACGGTTTCGTCCGGAATGCCGGCGATATCAAACCGTACCGGGCGCTCCACGCCGCTTAAATCATCGTTTAATCCGCTGCTGCGCTCTACAAATAGGGGGGCTGAGATTCGTTCCAGAGTCATTTCCTTACCAAGCTCTTTTTGAAACGTATCTCTAATGTATTTAATGGCCTCCTGGGTCTCCCGTACAGAGAGTTTGGGGTCATAGTTTTCCGGTATGATGATTTCCATGTGGTATTCCTCCCAAATAAAATGTTTTTATTATGGTATCATTAATATGAAAATCGTGCAACCATTGTTTTATCCTGAGTAACAGGAAGGAAAGCTTTTGGCAGGCAGCAAAAAAGTTGCATGGAAACTGGGCCTGTGATATGATTAATGGAAGTTATTAAAAGAAAAGAGCAGAGTAATATGAAGACAGAACGAATTATAATAGAAGATAAAGAACAGCCGGAGGAAGAACTGTTAAAGAAGCCTGCGGAAATATTAAGAAACGGCGGTCTGGTGGCGTTTCCAACGGAAACCGTATACGGTCTTGGAGCCAATGCCTTAAACGAAGAGGCAGCGGGGAAAATTTATGCGGCAAAGGGCAGGCCCTCGGATAACCCGCTGATCGCCCATATAGCAGATTTTGATGATCTGCCTCCCCTGGTAACTGTCATACCCGAAGCAGGAAGACGGCTGATGGAAGCGTTTTGGCCGGGTCCTTTGACCCTTATTTTCCCGAAAAGCGATCTGGTTCCCTATGGGACTACCGGAGGACTTGATACGGTGGCAGTGCGCATGCCTGCCGATCCGGTAGCCAATGCTCTCATTCGTTTGGCCGGGGTGCCGGTGGCAGCGCCAAGTGCCAATACCTCCGGACGGCCAAGTCCCACTACTGCTGATCATGTATGGCAGGATATGAATGGAAAGATTGATATGATCGTAGACGGAGGGGCCGTAGGAATCGGAGTGGAATCCACGATCATCGATGTATCAGGGGACGAGCCGGTGATTTTAAGGCCGGGTGCCATAACACAGGAAATGGCTTTTTCTGTTCTTGGACAAGAGGTCCCTCTTGACCCTGCCATTGTTTCAGGGCCGATGAAAGCGGATGTGAGGCCAAAGGCCCCTGGTATGAAATATAAGCATTATGCGCCAAAAGCAGACTTAACTCTGGTAGAGGGCGAAACAGAGAATGTAATACGGACTATAAAACGGCTGGCAGAAGAAAAGCTTTCCAAAGGGTTTCGTGTGGGGATCATCTGTACCGAAGAAACGAAAGAGAGATATCCTGATGGAATGGTAAGAAGCATGGGATTACGTGCCAGGGAGGAGACCATTGCCCATAACCTTTACGGAGTACTGAGGGAATTTGATGATCTGGACGCGGATTTTATTTTTTCTGAAAGCTTCTCCAGAGATCATTTGGGACAGGCTATTATGAACCGGTTGACCAAGGCGGCAGGATACCATATTTTAAATGCAGGCTGTAAAGAAGACTGTGTTCATGATTAAGGAGAAAAGCGGATTGCGGATATCCGCTTTTCCAATTCAAAGGAGGAAATACCCTTAGGGTATCCCTGTACACCCGATGAAGCGGGGTGGGCCCTGCCCATAAAGCATGGGCAAGAAGGAGGATAAGAAATGGCGGGAAAAAGAGAAGATTATATTACATGGGATGAATATTTTATGGGAGTAGCGGCTCTTTCCGCAAGGCGATCCAAGGATCCCAGCACCCAGGTGGGAGCCTGCATCGTAAGCCAGGATAATAAGATTTTATCCATGGGTTACAATGGGTTTCCCATGGGCTGCTCGGATGATGAATTTCCGTGGGACAAGGAAGATGAGCAGGCAGATCCTTACAATGCCAAATATTTCTATTCCACCCACAGTGAATTAAATGCTATCCTTAACTACAGAGGGGGCAGCTTAGAAGGCAGCAAGCTTTATGTTACTCTGTTCCCCTGCAACGAATGTGCGAAGGCCATCATACAGGCCGGAATTAAAACCATTGTTTACGGTTCGGACAAGTATGACGGTACTCCTGCAGTCAATGCTTCCAAGCGGATGCTCAATGCAGCAGGGGTCCGGTATTACCAGTATCAGCCGACTGGAAGAAAGATAGAGATCGAGGTTTGAGATGAAATTTTTGCTGGTGGCGCTCAACGCCAAATATATCCATTCCAATCCCGCTGTTTACAGCTTAAAGGCCTATGCGAAAGCCCATGTAAGAGAACCGGAACTGGAGGATGGAAGGTTTCAGATTGAAACTTTAGAATACACCATTAACAATCAGCCCGATGAAATCTTAAAGGATATTTTCTTAAGGAAACCGGATGCCATTGGGTTTTCCTGTTACATCTGGAACTTTTCCTATGTATTAGAGCTGATCCGGGACCTTCCGAAAGTTCTCCCTCATGTGGAGATCTGGCTGGGAGGTCCCGAGGTGTCTTATGACGCCCCTGAAATCCTTTGCCGGGAGCAATCCGTTTATGGGGTCATGATGGGGGAAGGAGAGGAAACCTTTTCTGAAGTGGTGCGATGCTATCTGGAGCGGTTCAGGGGAAACCTTAATGGCAGGAATTCTTCTTTTCAGGCGATAGACGGTACCGCCGTAAGAGATGAGGAAGGAAATGTTACAATGAATCCGCGAAGGACAGCGGTGGACATGAACTCTATTCCCTTCTTCTATAAAGATCTAAAGAATTTTGAGAACCGTATCATTTACTATGAAAGCAGCCGCGGCTGTCCTTTTTCCTGCAGTTATTGCCTCTCTTCCCTGGATAAGTCCGTGAGGCTTCGCGATAGTACCCTGGTTATAAAGGAGCTTAATGTGTTCCTTGAAAACCGGGTTCCCCAGGTGAAATTTGTGGACAGGACCTTTAACTGCAGCAGAAAGCATACCATGGAGATCTGGCGCCATATCATAGAACATGATAACGGGGTGACTAATTTTCATTTCGAGATATCCGCGGATCTTTTAAACGAGGAGGAACTTGAGCTTATGTCCCGTATGAGGCCGGGACTGATCCAGCTTGAGATCGGAGTCCAGAGCACCAACCAGTCAACCATTAAGGAAATCCGCAGGACCATGGATTTGAAGCGATTAAAGAAAAGGGTTGACAAAATCAACAGCTTTGGAAATATCCATCAGCATCTTGACCTGATCGCCGGACTTCCGGGAGAAGATTACCAAAGCTTTCGTAATTCCTTTAATGAGGTATATGAGATGAAGCCGGAACAGCTTCAGCTTGGATTTTTAAAGGTGTTAAAAGGTTCCTATCTGTGGGAGAAGGCGGGGGAATACGGGGTTCAGTTTAAGGAGAAGGCACCCTACGAGGTGCTTTCAACCAAATGGATCGACTACGGCGGGATTCTGAAGCTGAAGGCTTTGGAGGAAATGCTGGAGGTCTACGGAAACAGCGGACAGTTCCGGACGACCTTAGATGAACTTCTTAAAGAGTTTGAAACGCCTTTTGATATGTTTGAGACCCTGGCTGAATATTATGATAAGCAGGGGTACTTAAAAATCAGCCATAACCGAATGGCCCGGTATGAGATCCTGGAAGGATTCCTATACAGCCTGGTACCGGAAAAACGTTCCCTGTACCGGGATCTTCTGGTGTATGATCTTTACCTGAGGGAAAATTTAAAGAGCCGGCCTGTTTTTGCGGCAGACCAGGAACCATTTAAGGACCAGGTAAGGGCATTTTTTGAGGCAGAGGCAGCAGGTTTCCGGTATTTGAAGGAAGGTTATGATGGTTATGAGGCCAGACAGCTCATTAAGATGGCTCATGTGGAGGTATTCCGGGACGGAAGGGCAGTTCTTTTTGATTATAAAAAACGGGATGCCCTGTCTCATAATGCAGCTGCTTATGAAATCGGTGTATGGAGGAAATAATGGCAAAGAGAGAGACAAAAGCAGAACGTCAGGCCAGGGTATTAAAAGTGCTTGAGGCCCTTGACAGGGAATATGGAACTTCATATGTATGCTATTTAAACCACGAAAATCCATGGCAGCTTTTAATAGCGGTCATTTTAAGCGCACAGTGCACCGATGCCAGGGTAAACATGGTGACACCGGACTTGTTCAGGAAGTATGATTCACCAGAGAAATTTGCACAGGCAGATTTAAAGGAATTGGAGAAAGATATCCATTCTCTAGGATTTTATCATATGAAAGCGAAGAACATCATATCCTGCTGTCAGGACCTGGTGGAAAAATTCGGAGGTGAGGTTCCCCGGACAATGGAGGAACTGACCTCTCTTGCAGGAGTGGGTCGTAAAACAGCCAATGTTATCCGGGGAAACATTTACCATGAGCCAAGCATTGTAGTAGATACTCACGTAAAGCGGATCTCCAGAAAGCTGGGCTTTGCAAAGGAAGAGGATCCGGAGAAAATAGAGTATGAGCTGATGAAGGTACTTCCAAAAGAGCACTGGATCTTATGGAATATTCAGATCATTACCCTTGGCAGATCCATTTGTATTGCAAGAAATCCGAAGTGCAGCCAGTGCTTTTTGAAAAAGCTTTGTCCCAGCGCCGGACTGGAACCAAGTCAGAAGAGGGAGGATTAATGTGGTATTATCCTATATTGCCGTAGATTTGGAAACCACCGGTCTTGACCCAAAGCAGGATAAGATCATTGAAATCGGAGCGGTGAAGGTTATAGAGGGGCAGGTTACAGAGAACTACGAAACCTTTGTTAATCCTTACAGGAAGCTGGAGCCTAAGGTAGGTATGCTCACCGGCATTACCAACCGCCAGTTAGAGGCTTCCCGGGGAATTGGAGAGGTGATTGGCGGTTTTTTGGATTTTGCAGGAGATTTACCGATACTGGGACATCACGTAATATTTGATTACAGTTTTTTAAAGCGTGCGGCAATCAATGAGGGCTATGAATTTGAGCGTCAGGGAATCGACACCCTAAAGCTTGCACGAAGATTTATGCCCCCTGATGAGAAGAAAAATTTAACAGCAGCCTGCGTATATTTTGGGATCGTTCAAACCTTAAGCCACCGGGCGCTTGCAGATGCAATGGCAGCCCAAAAGCTTTATCAGGAATTGGCAGATCGGTATGAGAAGGAATCGCCGGAAGCCTTTGGCCCTCAGGCTTTGATTTATAAGGTGAAAAAAGAGCAGCCGGCCTCAAAAAGGCAAAAAGAACACTTGCAGGATTTATTAAAATATCATAAAATAGTTTTATCTGTGCAAACAGAATATTTGTCCAGAAATGAAATATCAAGAATCACGGATAAAATCATAGCACAGTATGGAAGAATATAAGAGAGGTGATACGATATGATTAACTTCAATAATAAAAACAACAGAAAATTTTTATCAGTAGTTTTGATCCTAGTAGTTATTTTACTGATTGCTGCTATGGTGCTTCCTATGATGCTTCAGTTTCTATAAGCGACCCAGGAGGTGTATTGGCAGCGTACAGGCACAGCAGAGTATGAGGAATGATTATGAAAAAGAAAACTTTGTCCATGAGCCTGGCAGCAATCGTAATTGCAGCGGGAATTGGATTTCTTTCTCCCGCATATGCCATGGCTGATACTCTTCCGGATGGAATATATGTGGGAGAATATAATCTGGGGGGTATGACAGAAGAAGAAGCCAGTCAAAAGATACAGAGCCTGGTAAATGAAATGGAAAACCAAAAGATAACATTGATCGTTGACGGACAGCCGGTGGAAACCATAGCAAAAGATCTTGGCTTCCATTGGAGCAATCCGGAGGCTGTGTCCCAGGCCGCATCTTCCTGGCAGGGAGGCAACCTGATCAAACGGTATCTGAATAAGAAGGATATTGAACAAAACCATGTGATCATCCCTCTGGAAACAGCCCTTGATGATGGAAGTGTGGCGTCATTTGTGGCAGAAAAGTGTGCACAGGGAGTAATGGAGCCAAAGAATGCGACCATTGTCCGTGACAAGGGAGTATTTGTCGTGACTCCATCTGCCATTGGAAAAACCGTTGATGTGGCGGCTACAAAGCAGGCTTTAGATGCTGCTCTTGCCAATGGACTTAAGGAGCCGGTAACAGCCACCGCAGTGGTTGTAGAGGTAAAGCCTGCAA from Lacrimispora sphenoides JCM 1415 encodes the following:
- a CDS encoding L-threonylcarbamoyladenylate synthase yields the protein MKTERIIIEDKEQPEEELLKKPAEILRNGGLVAFPTETVYGLGANALNEEAAGKIYAAKGRPSDNPLIAHIADFDDLPPLVTVIPEAGRRLMEAFWPGPLTLIFPKSDLVPYGTTGGLDTVAVRMPADPVANALIRLAGVPVAAPSANTSGRPSPTTADHVWQDMNGKIDMIVDGGAVGIGVESTIIDVSGDEPVILRPGAITQEMAFSVLGQEVPLDPAIVSGPMKADVRPKAPGMKYKHYAPKADLTLVEGETENVIRTIKRLAEEKLSKGFRVGIICTEETKERYPDGMVRSMGLRAREETIAHNLYGVLREFDDLDADFIFSESFSRDHLGQAIMNRLTKAAGYHILNAGCKEDCVHD
- a CDS encoding deoxycytidylate deaminase — translated: MAGKREDYITWDEYFMGVAALSARRSKDPSTQVGACIVSQDNKILSMGYNGFPMGCSDDEFPWDKEDEQADPYNAKYFYSTHSELNAILNYRGGSLEGSKLYVTLFPCNECAKAIIQAGIKTIVYGSDKYDGTPAVNASKRMLNAAGVRYYQYQPTGRKIEIEV
- a CDS encoding B12-binding domain-containing radical SAM protein, whose product is MKFLLVALNAKYIHSNPAVYSLKAYAKAHVREPELEDGRFQIETLEYTINNQPDEILKDIFLRKPDAIGFSCYIWNFSYVLELIRDLPKVLPHVEIWLGGPEVSYDAPEILCREQSVYGVMMGEGEETFSEVVRCYLERFRGNLNGRNSSFQAIDGTAVRDEEGNVTMNPRRTAVDMNSIPFFYKDLKNFENRIIYYESSRGCPFSCSYCLSSLDKSVRLRDSTLVIKELNVFLENRVPQVKFVDRTFNCSRKHTMEIWRHIIEHDNGVTNFHFEISADLLNEEELELMSRMRPGLIQLEIGVQSTNQSTIKEIRRTMDLKRLKKRVDKINSFGNIHQHLDLIAGLPGEDYQSFRNSFNEVYEMKPEQLQLGFLKVLKGSYLWEKAGEYGVQFKEKAPYEVLSTKWIDYGGILKLKALEEMLEVYGNSGQFRTTLDELLKEFETPFDMFETLAEYYDKQGYLKISHNRMARYEILEGFLYSLVPEKRSLYRDLLVYDLYLRENLKSRPVFAADQEPFKDQVRAFFEAEAAGFRYLKEGYDGYEARQLIKMAHVEVFRDGRAVLFDYKKRDALSHNAAAYEIGVWRK
- the nth gene encoding endonuclease III, with the translated sequence MAKRETKAERQARVLKVLEALDREYGTSYVCYLNHENPWQLLIAVILSAQCTDARVNMVTPDLFRKYDSPEKFAQADLKELEKDIHSLGFYHMKAKNIISCCQDLVEKFGGEVPRTMEELTSLAGVGRKTANVIRGNIYHEPSIVVDTHVKRISRKLGFAKEEDPEKIEYELMKVLPKEHWILWNIQIITLGRSICIARNPKCSQCFLKKLCPSAGLEPSQKRED
- a CDS encoding PolC-type DNA polymerase III, producing MVLSYIAVDLETTGLDPKQDKIIEIGAVKVIEGQVTENYETFVNPYRKLEPKVGMLTGITNRQLEASRGIGEVIGGFLDFAGDLPILGHHVIFDYSFLKRAAINEGYEFERQGIDTLKLARRFMPPDEKKNLTAACVYFGIVQTLSHRALADAMAAQKLYQELADRYEKESPEAFGPQALIYKVKKEQPASKRQKEHLQDLLKYHKIVLSVQTEYLSRNEISRITDKIIAQYGRI